agggagatcagttTCAGTGCTTGCCTCACTCAGATGTACTTCGTTCTCTCCTTCTCAGGGATGGAGTCTGGAATCCttgtggccatggcttttgatcgctatgtggccatctgcaATCCTCTGAGATATTCCACCACCCTGACAAACTCTGTTGTGGCCAAGATAGGCCTGGCCCTGGTGCTGCGCAGTGGCATACTCGCATTACCCTATCCCTTCCTGGCGAGGCAATgtccatattgcagaaccaacatcatcccccacttCTATTGTGGGCATATagctgtggtgaagctggcctgcgctGACATCAGTATCAGTAGTTACTATGGTCTGTTTGATCTTCTCTCTGTGATCGGAATGGATGTGTTTTTTATCACCGTGTCCTATACTCTGATCCTCCGGGCCATCTtccgcctccccacaaaggatgcccgGCTCAAAACTTTTGGGACCTGCATCTCTCATCTTTGTGCCATCTCAGCTTTGTACATCCCAgattttttctcctctctcattCAGCGGTTTGGCCACAATG
The Emys orbicularis isolate rEmyOrb1 chromosome 1, rEmyOrb1.hap1, whole genome shotgun sequence DNA segment above includes these coding regions:
- the LOC135895166 gene encoding olfactory receptor 52E4-like; its protein translation is MSDSNTTDFSNPSTFILLGIPGLEAAHIWISIPFCTVYSIAVLGNFTILFIVKREPSLHGPMFYFLRMLAVTDLVMSTSTLPKMLSIFWFNSREISFSACLTQMYFVLSFSGMESGILVAMAFDRYVAICNPLRYSTTLTNSVVAKIGLALVLRSGILALPYPFLARQCPYCRTNIIPHFYCGHIAVVKLACADISISSYYGLFDLLSVIGMDVFFITVSYTLILRAIFRLPTKDARLKTFGTCISHLCAISALYIPDFFSSLIQRFGHNVPRHFLILITSVYQLVPPMLHPIIYGVRTKQIRGRLLQLLIHKGT